The DNA region CCTCTTCCGAGGATTATGCGACCGAGTACAACGACTATATTTTAAATGTTAAAATCGTCGACGATCTTGATCAGGCCCTGGCGCACATTGCCGAGTACGGCACCAAGCATTCGGAATGCATCGTGACGGAGAACGGGCAAAATGCCGAGCGCTTCCTTCAAGAAGTCGACGCCGCCGCCGTGTATCACAATGCGTCGACGCGCTTTACCGACGGATTCGAATTCGGTTTCGGAGCCGAAATCGGAATCAGCACCCAGAAGCTGCATGCCCGGGGACCTATGGGTCTTCCTGCGCTTACTTCCTCCAAATATGTTATTATCGGTAGTGGCCAAATACGAGAATAAATCCATACATTCATATCATCCATGAAGGAGGAAACCTACTATGTGCCAAACCCCACAGAACCGCCCATTGATCGATAGTGCCATTACATTTTACGGTGCGGGCTCGATGGCTGAAGCGATCGTGAAAGGCCTCATTACCCGACATGTCATACATCCCGAACGCATCACGATGCTGAACCGCAGCAATGTCCAGCGTCTCGAGGAGCTCAGCCAACGATACGGCGTGCAGTTTAATAGCGATGCGGATGCGAAGCATCAAATTCTCAAAACCTCCCCCGTCATCGTGCTGGCCATGAAGCCGAAAGATGCAGCAAAAGTATTGAAGGAGCTGGGGACGATGCTGTCCCCCGATCAGCTGATTATTTCGGTCATTGCCGGCCTCTCGATTCATACGACCCAAACGCTGCTCGGCAAGAATCAGCCAGTAGCACGCACGATGCCGAATACGTCCGCTTCGATCGGGCTGGGCTCGACCGGCATCTCCTTCTCGAAGGAAATCAGCGAGGAGCAGCGCCAGCTCGTCCTTACACTATTTGAAGCGGTGGGCCAGGTAACCGTCATTGAAGAGGAGAAAATGGACATCCTTACCGGCATCTCGGGAAGCGGTCCAGCTTACTTCTACTACATGATGGAAGCGATGACGGCTGCCGGCATCCGCGGCGGCTTATCGCCTGAACAAAGCCGTGACCTGACGCTCCAGACAATTCTGGGCGCAGCCCGAATGGTGCAGCAGACCGGCGAGCCGCCGGCATCGCTACGAGCAAAAATCACTTCGCCGAACGGCTCCACGCAAGCAGCTCTTGAGACGCTGGACCGCGGCGATTTCTTCGAGACGGTCATCGCTGCCGTCAATCGCTGCGCAGAGCGCTCCAAAGAAATGGGCGCAATGCTGAAGGAGCAAGCCCTATGAGCCGTTCAATCGCAACCTACAGAATTTATGACGACCAGGCGGATTTTCGTAAAAAGGCGACCTCCATCGCCGTAGGCATGACGGTCGGGAGCTGGACCGAGCTGCCTGCGGCCAAGCAGGAAGCCATGCAGAAGCATCTTGGCGAAGTGGTGGACATTCAGGTCCATGAAGGCTGGGAGCCCGGAAGCCGTTATGCCGATATCAGCATCGCCTATCCGGATATTAACTTCAGCCGGGACATTCCTGCCCTGCTTGTGACGGTATTCGGCAAGATCTCCATGGACGGCCGCATCAAGCTGACCAACCTGGATCTATCGCCGGAATTCCTGTCGGCTTTCCCGGGGCCGAAATTCGGGATCGACGGCGTTCGCGACCTGCTAGGGGTTCACGACCGTCCGCTCTTGATGAGCATCTTCAAATCGGTGATCGGGCTAAGCGCCGATGAGCTAAGGGAGCAGTTCATTCGCCAGGCCCTCGGCGGCGTTGACCTGATCAAGGATGATGAAATTCTGTTCGAAAATGAGCTGACCCCGATCCAGAAACGGGTTCGGTTATGCATCGAAGCCGCCCGCGAGGTCGAGCAGCAGACGGGCAAGAAGCTGCTGTATGCTGCCAACCTGACAGGTCATACTTCGAAGCTGAGGGATCAGGCCCTTCGAGCGATCGACGCCGGGGCCAACGCGCTGCTGTTCAACGTCCTGTCCTACGGGTATGACGTCCTGCACGAGCTCAGCTCCGATCCGGACATCAACGTGCCGATCGCCGCCCATCCCGCGCTTGCAGGTGCCATCTACCCGTCTCCGTATCACGGAATCGCCGCGCCGGTTCTGCTCGGCCAGCTGATGCGGATCGCCGGCGCAGACCTGGTCCTGTTCCCGTCGCCGTACGGCTCGGTCACGATGCCCCGGGAAGAGAACCTCGGCATTCGGGACGAGCTGCATACGGTCAAGCTCGGCGTCAAGCGGAGCATGCCGGTTCCGTCCGCAGGCATCCATCCCGGACTCGTCCCGCGCATTATCCGCGACTTTGGAACGGATGTGGTCGTGAATGCCGGCGGAGGCATCCACGGCCATCCGCTGGGCACTGAAGCCGGCGGTAGAGCCTTCGTTCAGGCGATCGAAGCCACGATGAAATCCGTGCCGCTCGCCCACTATGCGGAAGAGCGCGAAGAACTGAAAGCCGCACTGGACATCTGGGGAGGAGAAGCATGACAGCTCACGGAAGAACACCCGTCATTTTTTGCGATTTTGACGGAACGATCACGAACAATGACAATATCGTAGCCATTATGAAGCATTTCAAACCGGAAGGCTATGAGGGAATCATGAAGGATACGGTCGAGCGGGCGATATCGATCCGGGAAGGGGTCGGACGGATGTTCGCCCTCTTCCCTTCCTCGATGAAAGAGGAGATTACGTCCTTCGTGCTTGAGCATGCGGGCATCCGCGAAGGCTTCGGCGCTTTCCTCGAGTATCTGAAGCAGGAACGCATCGAGTTCTTCGTCACGAGCGGCGGTATCGATTTCTTCGTCGATCCGATCCTGAAGCCGTACGGCATTCCGGCAGACCATATATTCTGCAACGGCTCCAACTTTGAGGGAGACACGATCGAGATTACATGGCCTCACCCATGCAAGGATTCGTGCACCAACGATTGCGGCATGTGTAAGGTAACTGTGATGGACCGATTCCCGGCGGATCGATATTACCGGATTTTGATCGGAGACAGCCTCACCGATTTCGAAGGGGCCAAGCAGGCTGATCTGGTGTACTCGCGCTCAACGCTCACGGAGCAGTGCCGGAAGCTTGGCGTGCACCATGTGCCGTTCGAAACCTTTACCGACATCT from Paenibacillus ihbetae includes:
- a CDS encoding 2,3-diketo-5-methylthiopentyl-1-phosphate enolase is translated as MSRSIATYRIYDDQADFRKKATSIAVGMTVGSWTELPAAKQEAMQKHLGEVVDIQVHEGWEPGSRYADISIAYPDINFSRDIPALLVTVFGKISMDGRIKLTNLDLSPEFLSAFPGPKFGIDGVRDLLGVHDRPLLMSIFKSVIGLSADELREQFIRQALGGVDLIKDDEILFENELTPIQKRVRLCIEAAREVEQQTGKKLLYAANLTGHTSKLRDQALRAIDAGANALLFNVLSYGYDVLHELSSDPDINVPIAAHPALAGAIYPSPYHGIAAPVLLGQLMRIAGADLVLFPSPYGSVTMPREENLGIRDELHTVKLGVKRSMPVPSAGIHPGLVPRIIRDFGTDVVVNAGGGIHGHPLGTEAGGRAFVQAIEATMKSVPLAHYAEEREELKAALDIWGGEA
- the proC gene encoding pyrroline-5-carboxylate reductase, with translation MCQTPQNRPLIDSAITFYGAGSMAEAIVKGLITRHVIHPERITMLNRSNVQRLEELSQRYGVQFNSDADAKHQILKTSPVIVLAMKPKDAAKVLKELGTMLSPDQLIISVIAGLSIHTTQTLLGKNQPVARTMPNTSASIGLGSTGISFSKEISEEQRQLVLTLFEAVGQVTVIEEEKMDILTGISGSGPAYFYYMMEAMTAAGIRGGLSPEQSRDLTLQTILGAARMVQQTGEPPASLRAKITSPNGSTQAALETLDRGDFFETVIAAVNRCAERSKEMGAMLKEQAL
- a CDS encoding 2-hydroxy-3-keto-5-methylthiopentenyl-1-phosphate phosphatase, which encodes MTAHGRTPVIFCDFDGTITNNDNIVAIMKHFKPEGYEGIMKDTVERAISIREGVGRMFALFPSSMKEEITSFVLEHAGIREGFGAFLEYLKQERIEFFVTSGGIDFFVDPILKPYGIPADHIFCNGSNFEGDTIEITWPHPCKDSCTNDCGMCKVTVMDRFPADRYYRILIGDSLTDFEGAKQADLVYSRSTLTEQCRKLGVHHVPFETFTDIYADLNDKLKQGVL